From Chloroflexi bacterium ADurb.Bin180, the proteins below share one genomic window:
- a CDS encoding phosphoenolpyruvate carboxykinase yields the protein MQRVDEPAHVCVSIGDIEYLVTYPAGVRPAYPGRVLESFLGESPLAGDRVYVELVNGPPPDLGTWPIAASLGETWSIRKSGSLRCMSVGRPFDSPPNGLAAVWTGDANRVMVYCSPEYTRLVEGVPTMSFVGGYPVDQVVLMYYLARRGGLLVHAAAMIAEGRALLFPGVSGAGKSTLTRSLSQDGWAELLSDDRVLVREAAGGYLAYGTPWPGDAGVALNHVAPLRAILFPARAAETRITPLDPGQALERLLPVGSLLWHERELLPLQLALVERMLKAVPAFELAWSPQRGVLTDMLEFLHRL from the coding sequence TTGCAGCGTGTCGATGAGCCTGCTCATGTTTGCGTTTCCATTGGTGATATCGAGTACCTCGTGACTTACCCGGCCGGGGTGCGTCCGGCGTATCCCGGCCGAGTCCTCGAGAGTTTCCTCGGCGAATCTCCTCTGGCCGGGGACAGGGTCTATGTTGAGTTAGTCAACGGCCCGCCGCCGGACCTGGGTACCTGGCCAATTGCCGCCAGTCTGGGTGAGACCTGGTCCATTCGCAAGAGCGGCTCCCTCCGTTGTATGAGCGTGGGCCGCCCATTTGACTCTCCGCCAAACGGGTTGGCGGCCGTCTGGACTGGCGATGCCAACAGAGTGATGGTCTACTGCTCCCCCGAGTACACCCGGCTCGTGGAGGGTGTGCCCACTATGAGCTTTGTCGGCGGGTACCCGGTAGACCAGGTAGTATTGATGTACTACCTGGCGCGTCGGGGCGGGCTGCTGGTACACGCCGCGGCGATGATCGCCGAGGGGAGGGCGCTGCTCTTTCCGGGAGTGTCCGGTGCGGGCAAGTCCACGCTGACGCGGAGCCTGAGCCAGGACGGCTGGGCCGAGCTGCTGAGCGATGACCGGGTGCTGGTGCGGGAGGCCGCTGGCGGCTACCTGGCCTACGGCACGCCCTGGCCTGGGGATGCCGGGGTGGCCCTGAACCACGTAGCGCCCCTGCGGGCGATCCTCTTTCCGGCGCGGGCAGCGGAGACGCGCATCACGCCGCTCGACCCGGGCCAGGCGCTGGAGCGGCTGCTGCCAGTGGGTTCATTGCTCTGGCACGAGCGGGAGCTGCTGCCGCTGCAGCTCGCGCTGGTAGAGCGCATGCTCAAGGCAGTGCCGGCGTTTGAGCTGGCCTGGTCACCGCAGCGCGGCGTGTTGACCGATATGCTCGAGTTCCTGCACCGGCTGTGA
- the npr gene encoding NADH peroxidase gives MGTKIVVIGGVAAGPKAAARARRLDPQAEITLIERDDLLSYAGCGLPYYVGGAVSERKQLLSTPAGVERDVGFFAKVKNIKVLNGTVAVGIDRQARQVEIQTKSGGEVQRLPYDKLILATGAETTEPPIPGKDLGNVLRLKKVEDADHFRAYLEAHPGIQLVIVGGGLIGLEMAEAARERGCQVTVVEMLPHVAPMLDADMAVLVEKHLREKGVQLVTGARVERFEGDAQGQLTGVVTSSGTLPAAAALLAVGMKPNVELAKKAGLLLGASGGIAVNQYMQTSDPNIYAAGDCTEKNCVVRGTGCFLPLGSVANKEGRVAGSNAVGHASRFPGVAGATALKVFDWNVGRAGLSVEQARGLGIDTMSLTVVSSDRPHYYPGNKPVILKLIADKANRRLIGIQAVGPGEAIKRVDVAITAMTARMSVEEVAELDLAYAPPYSEAMDVLLTCANALSNKLDGLFKSVGALELKAEMDAGRAPFLLDVRTPAECANGCLPGAAWIPLGALRTRAAEVPREGRVVIYCKTSLRAWEAVRILAGLGYRNVELLEGGVAAWPFELGPAPAK, from the coding sequence ATGGGAACCAAAATCGTGGTCATTGGCGGCGTTGCGGCAGGACCCAAAGCGGCGGCCAGGGCACGGCGTCTGGATCCACAGGCCGAGATCACTCTGATTGAAAGAGATGACCTCCTGTCTTACGCTGGCTGCGGCCTGCCCTACTACGTGGGAGGCGCGGTGAGCGAGCGCAAGCAGCTCCTCTCGACGCCAGCCGGTGTCGAGCGCGACGTGGGCTTTTTCGCCAAGGTCAAGAACATCAAGGTGCTCAACGGCACGGTCGCGGTGGGCATTGACCGGCAGGCCAGGCAGGTCGAAATCCAGACCAAGTCGGGCGGTGAGGTGCAGCGGCTACCTTACGATAAGCTGATCCTGGCTACTGGCGCTGAGACGACGGAACCGCCCATTCCCGGCAAGGATCTGGGCAACGTGCTGCGCCTGAAGAAAGTAGAGGACGCGGACCACTTTCGGGCGTACCTGGAGGCGCATCCGGGCATCCAGTTGGTGATTGTCGGCGGTGGGCTGATCGGCCTGGAGATGGCCGAGGCGGCCAGGGAGCGTGGCTGCCAGGTGACGGTGGTGGAGATGCTGCCGCACGTCGCGCCCATGCTCGACGCGGATATGGCCGTGCTGGTCGAGAAGCACCTGCGCGAGAAGGGTGTGCAGCTTGTGACCGGCGCCAGGGTAGAGCGCTTTGAGGGCGATGCCCAGGGCCAGCTCACCGGAGTGGTGACGTCCAGCGGCACCCTGCCGGCCGCTGCGGCGCTGCTGGCCGTTGGTATGAAGCCCAATGTCGAACTGGCCAAGAAGGCCGGCCTATTGCTGGGGGCAAGCGGTGGCATTGCCGTGAACCAGTACATGCAGACGTCGGACCCGAACATCTATGCGGCAGGCGATTGCACGGAGAAGAATTGCGTGGTGCGGGGTACGGGCTGCTTCCTGCCGCTGGGTTCTGTGGCCAACAAGGAAGGGCGCGTGGCCGGCTCCAATGCGGTGGGACACGCCAGCCGGTTCCCGGGAGTGGCCGGGGCAACGGCGCTCAAGGTCTTTGACTGGAACGTCGGCCGGGCCGGGCTGAGCGTGGAGCAGGCCCGGGGGTTGGGCATCGACACAATGTCGCTCACTGTGGTGTCGAGCGACCGGCCGCACTATTACCCGGGCAACAAGCCAGTCATTCTCAAGTTGATCGCCGACAAGGCGAACCGCCGGCTGATCGGCATCCAGGCGGTGGGACCGGGCGAGGCGATCAAGCGCGTAGATGTGGCCATTACTGCCATGACCGCTCGAATGTCGGTCGAGGAAGTGGCCGAGCTGGATCTGGCCTATGCGCCACCGTACTCGGAGGCGATGGACGTATTGCTTACCTGCGCGAACGCCCTTTCGAACAAGCTGGATGGGCTGTTCAAATCGGTGGGAGCACTCGAGCTGAAAGCCGAGATGGACGCCGGCCGAGCGCCTTTCCTGCTGGACGTACGCACCCCGGCTGAGTGCGCCAACGGCTGCCTGCCAGGCGCGGCGTGGATTCCGCTGGGGGCGCTGAGGACGCGGGCGGCCGAAGTGCCGCGCGAGGGACGGGTGGTGATCTATTGCAAGACGAGCCTGCGCGCCTGGGAGGCCGTGCGCATTCTGGCCGGCCTGGGCTACCGGAACGTCGAACTGCTCGAAGGCGGGGTTGCCGCATGGCCATTCGAGCTCGGGCCGGCTCCGGCGAAATAG